The following nucleotide sequence is from Trypanosoma brucei gambiense DAL972 chromosome 3, complete sequence.
ACATTACTCTTCACGACAGCAAAGTAGCCCTCCACCATCTCACGAACTGCATCGTTGATATACTGTTCATGCGTTgacattttttcatttagtTTGATGGAAGATGGTACGGCACCCATGTTGGATTTCTCCCCTTGAGAGACAATTGATTCTATCAGTCCCTTTCCACTTTTATCCTTGCTCACCTTCGCCTTACCCTTATCTTTATCATTTTCATTAccaccttcttcctttgaCTCTTGGGCATTGCCACCAAATATTTTGATGAACGATCGCTGCACAAGATCCTCCATCAGTGGATGTTTCACATTGATGAAACCACGTTCAGCAGCAATGATTGTTTTAACATGCTCTACCGTGGGCGCACGGAATTCATTCAGCGCCTCACGGCATATATCCACAACAGCCTGCTTCAGTTTGGGGAAGCGCTCCAACTTGATTGAGCAGGCGTCGATGATCTTTATGAGTTCCTCGTACGTAAATTGCACGCACTTGAGTGACGGATCCTCCAAGCGTCCGATCTGCTGTTTTGCAAGTGCAACAAACACGTGATCTGATGGAAACAGGGACGCGTGCATACCAGCCATGTTCCGCGCATTAATGCGAATATACTCGTCGGTAAGGTCATTCTTCGCACTGATGCCGTTAACATATGTAGAGAAACATTCATGGAATATATAGTCAAGGCGGGCGCCACCAAGCAGTTCCTTAGAAGCATCCGATGCACCGCCATCAATTGTGTGGTTGATTGCGTCGCAAAACACTTTGATTAATGCCAGCATGCTAGCACCAGGATCCACTCTGTCATGCTCACGCATACCAAGCCTCTCCATCTGTTTCCTTGTATCATCCAAGAGCTTGTCTACATGACTCTTTAACTCTGGAATAACCATCTTGATGTGCTCGAGCAAGAGACCATTTAACTTCTGTGTCAGGTACTCTGTGCCCTGTGTGTCAGCAATGGACGCATATGCCGGGTGGTTGCGAAAAAATTCCTTTTCATCGTCACGAGCCGCTTGCATCCCCTTTGATGTATTTATATCATGTTGGCTGCGGTTAACGACACCAACGAAGCCGTGTCGAAGAGACAAAACCTTCCCAGTAAGGATGTCGTACGCATCAGTGCCGCGATCCATAAGGTCCAATTTCGTTAACACGGCAATTGTT
It contains:
- a CDS encoding dynamin, putative; the protein is MERLISVVNDLHDAFANVKMNIKLNLPQIAVVGSQSAGKSSVLEAIVGKDFLPRGSGIVTRCPLVLQLVQLPRSNKDEWGEFLHRPNKKFFDFSEINEEIQNRTTEVAGHSAITDKPINLKIYSSHVLNLTLVDLPGLVMNAVGDQPKDIDRQIKSMVTRYISPSNTIILAISPANADLATSSSLQIAKQLDPEGERTIAVLTKLDLMDRGTDAYDILTGKVLSLRHGFVGVVNRSQHDINTSKGMQAARDDEKEFFRNHPAYASIADTQGTEYLTQKLNGLLLEHIKMVIPELKSHVDKLLDDTRKQMERLGMREHDRVDPGASMLALIKVFCDAINHTIDGGASDASKELLGGARLDYIFHECFSTYVNGISAKNDLTDEYIRINARNMAGMHASLFPSDHVFVALAKQQIGRLEDPSLKCVQFTYEELIKIIDACSIKLERFPKLKQAVVDICREALNEFRAPTVEHVKTIIAAERGFINVKHPLMEDLVQRSFIKIFGGNAQESKEEGGNENDKDKGKAKVSKDKSGKGLIESIVSQGEKSNMGAVPSSIKLNEKMSTHEQYINDAVREMVEGYFAVVKSNVADQVPKAITLLMITKLREDVYARLVRKLYSERSVEELLAEPPQIAQQRSATTAMMTALTKARTALDSVREFALI